The nucleotide sequence TAGCAGCCGACACTGGCGATGGCGGTCATGCCGAGCGTGGCCACCATAAGCGCCCAGGTCGCAGTGCTCAGTCCGATCATGCTAGGCCTCCTCGGTGTGTCGATCGGTCGTGCCGGCCCCTGCGTTCAGGTGGGTCACGAGTGCTCGAAGGATCGCGGACTGGCCCGCGATCGTCGGATGCACGCCGTCCGCTCCCTGCAGGAGCGGATCGGCGGGCACCTTGAAGGTTGCGGTGAGGTCGACGACCGGGTCGGCGAAACCCCGGATCTCCTCGGCGAGCCTGAGAATGTCGTCGTTCCGCCAGGTCGACTGGCCGTACCGGAATGCGGCATATTCGGAGATGCGATCCTCGCGCACCGGCACCGGTGTCATCCAGATCCACGAGGCCGTGGTGCTGTGGGCGGCGATGCGCCGCAGCTCATGCAGATTTGCGGTGCTTTCACTGCGGCTGACCTGCGGCTTGGTGGGCTCGGGTCCGACCCGTGTGACGTCGTTGCCGCCGAGCGCGCAGATGATCCAGTCGGGGCGCGCGGCGGTAAGAGTGGCGGGCCAGCGCCGTAGAACCATGGCGGTGGTGTGCGCGGAGAGTCCGGCGTTTACCACCCGTACGCCGTGGCCGGGGCGATGGAGGTCCAACACGTGACGCAGGATCTCGGCCCAGGACTGCAGGTCGTCGGTAATGCTGTCGCCCAATGCGAGCACAGTCTGGCCGGGCTGGAAGGGCAGCCCGTCGACGCGGGTGGCGAAGGCCGGGTCAGCCAGCAACTCCGCTGCGGCCGCGCGAGCCTGCGCAGCGAACCGTTCGATGGTTTCGGAGTACGCCGCCCTGCTCATGCCGAAGATCGTCGGCAGTGCGTCGGCCAATCCAGGCAGGTAGCCGTAGAGCTTGTCAAGGTGAGTGTGCTGTAGCCACATCTCACCCGTTGCGGTGTTCATCTATCTGACCTTCCCTCGTGAGTCGTCGGGCTGTCATGGCGTGTGGTACCTGAGTGTGGGTTGGTCGCCGTCGCGTCGAGCCGCGTTGGGCCCGCCGCACCGACGGCGAGTAATGGAACCTCGGTTTCGTTAAGTCTGATGCTAGACTGCCCTAGGCCACTAATGCAACTGAAGTTTTCTTTGACTTTGGATCATCCTCAGCCGGGCATGCTCCGACCGCGAGGACGGGCCGAGCGGGTACGTACCGCCGTCCTCGCCGCCACCCGTGCCGAACTTCAGGCTCACGGGTATGCCGAGTTGACCATGGAACGGGTCGCCGAGACTGCGGGTGTCGCCAAGAGCACGGTTTACCGGGGCTGGCGCGACACGACCGGCCTGCTCACCGAACTGCTTCGGGAGCTCGCCAGAACCGAGGTACCGCTGCCCGACACCGGGTCGATAGAGGTGGATCTCCGGGAGCTAGCGTTCGGCATCAGCCACCTCCACGCGAATCCCGTACAGCGCTCCATGATCCTCGGAGTGATCGCCGCCGCGGTGCAGAGTCCGCGAGCGGCGGACGCGTTGCGTGACTTCTTCCGCGCCCGCAATGACCAGGCTGCGGACTCCGTGCGGCGGGCCATCAAACGTGGGGACCTGCCCGCGAATACCGATCCGGCCGAGGTGATCCGATGCCTCGGGGCACCGCTTTACTACCGGATGCTGGTCACCCACGAGCCGGTCGACGACCTTGTGGCCGAACGGGCGGCGGCCGCTGCGCTCGCCGCAGCGAGAGCAGGCGTGCACCGGATCCGATGACCGACCGTACGGACCGGCGCCCGCAGCGACCGGTCCGCGCACGCGGTCGCGCACGCTGCTCGCCCGCCCCGCCCATGCACCAGCGCTCCAGTAGGCCCGACGGACATCCCGGCCGACCGC is from Micromonospora sp. WMMD1102 and encodes:
- a CDS encoding SGNH/GDSL hydrolase family protein — translated: MNTATGEMWLQHTHLDKLYGYLPGLADALPTIFGMSRAAYSETIERFAAQARAAAAELLADPAFATRVDGLPFQPGQTVLALGDSITDDLQSWAEILRHVLDLHRPGHGVRVVNAGLSAHTTAMVLRRWPATLTAARPDWIICALGGNDVTRVGPEPTKPQVSRSESTANLHELRRIAAHSTTASWIWMTPVPVREDRISEYAAFRYGQSTWRNDDILRLAEEIRGFADPVVDLTATFKVPADPLLQGADGVHPTIAGQSAILRALVTHLNAGAGTTDRHTEEA
- a CDS encoding TetR/AcrR family transcriptional regulator, producing MQLKFSLTLDHPQPGMLRPRGRAERVRTAVLAATRAELQAHGYAELTMERVAETAGVAKSTVYRGWRDTTGLLTELLRELARTEVPLPDTGSIEVDLRELAFGISHLHANPVQRSMILGVIAAAVQSPRAADALRDFFRARNDQAADSVRRAIKRGDLPANTDPAEVIRCLGAPLYYRMLVTHEPVDDLVAERAAAAALAAARAGVHRIR